A section of the Cylindrospermum stagnale PCC 7417 genome encodes:
- a CDS encoding GNAT family N-acetyltransferase, which produces MIEIVEADLSIPAHADAMVQLMDEYALDPMGGGKGLSDYVKANLSAELAKRFAAHVILALVDAEPAGLVVCLEGFSTFACKPLLNIHDVIVALPYRGRGLSKLMLQKAEEIAFDLGCCKLTLEVLEGNHVAQSAYKACGFSGYELNPQMGKALFWEKKLGEVTDGSKSP; this is translated from the coding sequence ATGATTGAAATTGTTGAAGCAGACCTTAGTATACCTGCTCATGCGGATGCTATGGTTCAATTAATGGATGAGTATGCGCTCGACCCGATGGGCGGTGGTAAAGGTCTGTCCGACTACGTTAAAGCAAATCTCTCAGCAGAGCTTGCAAAGAGATTTGCGGCTCATGTCATTCTTGCGCTTGTCGATGCCGAACCCGCAGGGCTTGTTGTCTGCTTAGAAGGATTCTCTACGTTCGCGTGCAAGCCATTACTTAATATTCACGATGTCATCGTTGCTTTACCCTACCGTGGTAGAGGCTTGTCCAAACTGATGCTACAGAAAGCGGAGGAGATCGCGTTCGATTTGGGCTGCTGCAAACTCACGCTAGAGGTACTGGAAGGAAACCATGTTGCCCAGTCAGCATACAAGGCGTGCGGATTCAGTGGCTATGAGCTAAATCCCCAGATGGGCAAGGCATTATTCTGGGAGAAGAAACTAGGAGAGGTGACTGATGGATCAAAAAGTCCTTAA
- the recD2 gene encoding SF1B family DNA helicase RecD2: MSTLPKPNPAPQQINTSVPQETITGVVERLTFYSEESGYTVARLTRSSAKDLTTIVGSFANIQPGQTLQLTGFWREHPQYGPQFQVINYKETKPATLTGIEKYLGSGLIKGVGPVTAKRIVAHFGVDTLEIIENQIDRLIEVNGIAKKRIKLIKNAWETQKAIKEVMVFLQGHGVSTIYAVKIYKQYGDKAIAIVTNNPYQLATDIYGIGFLTADKIARNLGVAPDSQFRYCAGLVHALSEAAEDGHCYLPQPELIDSVIKLLTTDTHQPTEEAIAQTIKDMALKDELIRERDSDILLCYKPTYFHTEQNLAQLIHQRLSQPIITDIPRVRAWMERFTASQKIELSPQQQQAVEMAAYSPIMILTGGPGVGKTFTTHTVVSLWKAMGKSIALAAPTGRAAQRLAEMTGLEAKTIHRLLEFDPRTRGFKSDNDNPLPQTAIIVDEASMLDLFLAYSLVKAVSDGAQLLLVGDIDQLPSVGPGSVLADLINSGKVPVVRLTQVFRQAQQSAIITAAHEINRGQYPTIERINDNPVSDCLWHGGGFQPEHGVQTICELITDLIPKLGFNPATDVQVLCPMTRGLVGTRNLNTVLQELINPKSPDQVEITRGGMTLRVGDRVIQQTNDYQREVFNGDLGIITDIDTIEQEVNVQYGERSVVYDYADLNEITLAWSVSIHKSQGSEYPVVILPLYMQHYMMLSRNLLYTGLTRAKKLAIVIGAKKAISLAVRSTEDVQRYTRLQQRLISLCEFG, from the coding sequence ATGTCCACTTTACCAAAACCAAACCCTGCTCCCCAACAAATTAATACTTCTGTTCCCCAAGAAACAATTACGGGAGTAGTAGAACGGCTAACTTTCTACTCAGAGGAGTCAGGCTACACAGTGGCACGGTTAACTCGCTCTAGTGCCAAGGATTTAACAACCATTGTTGGCAGTTTTGCTAATATTCAGCCCGGACAAACACTACAGCTAACAGGCTTTTGGCGTGAACATCCCCAATATGGACCGCAATTTCAAGTAATCAATTATAAAGAAACCAAACCAGCTACACTTACAGGGATTGAAAAGTATTTGGGCAGTGGATTAATTAAAGGTGTCGGTCCAGTTACAGCAAAGCGGATTGTTGCCCATTTTGGAGTAGACACCCTGGAAATCATTGAAAATCAGATTGACCGTTTAATTGAAGTTAACGGTATAGCTAAAAAACGTATCAAGTTGATAAAAAATGCCTGGGAAACCCAAAAGGCCATTAAAGAGGTGATGGTGTTTTTACAAGGGCATGGCGTTTCTACTATTTATGCAGTCAAGATTTATAAACAGTATGGGGATAAAGCGATCGCTATAGTCACTAACAATCCCTACCAATTAGCTACTGACATCTATGGTATAGGGTTTCTCACTGCTGATAAGATTGCTAGAAATCTGGGAGTTGCACCTGATTCTCAGTTTAGATATTGTGCCGGACTTGTTCATGCTTTGAGTGAAGCCGCAGAAGATGGTCATTGCTACTTACCCCAACCAGAACTAATTGACTCGGTAATTAAACTGCTAACAACAGATACTCATCAGCCAACAGAAGAGGCGATCGCTCAAACTATCAAGGACATGGCTTTGAAAGATGAGTTAATCAGAGAACGGGATAGTGATATATTACTTTGCTACAAGCCTACTTATTTTCACACCGAGCAAAACCTAGCGCAACTGATACATCAGCGTTTGAGTCAGCCTATCATTACTGATATTCCCCGCGTTCGTGCCTGGATGGAGAGATTTACTGCTAGTCAGAAAATTGAACTTTCACCACAACAACAGCAAGCTGTGGAGATGGCTGCTTATTCCCCCATCATGATTCTTACAGGGGGTCCAGGAGTAGGCAAAACTTTCACTACCCATACAGTAGTCAGTTTATGGAAGGCAATGGGTAAATCTATTGCTTTAGCTGCACCAACTGGACGAGCCGCACAGCGTTTGGCTGAAATGACTGGTTTGGAAGCAAAAACTATACATCGTTTATTAGAATTTGACCCCAGGACAAGGGGTTTTAAATCCGACAACGACAACCCTTTACCTCAAACAGCAATTATTGTTGATGAAGCCAGTATGTTAGATTTATTTTTAGCATACTCCTTAGTCAAAGCAGTTTCAGACGGCGCACAACTTTTATTAGTGGGAGATATTGACCAGTTACCGTCAGTGGGACCAGGTAGTGTACTTGCTGATTTGATAAATTCTGGCAAAGTGCCAGTGGTGCGACTAACTCAGGTATTTCGTCAAGCTCAACAAAGTGCAATTATTACTGCTGCCCACGAAATCAACCGGGGTCAGTATCCCACAATTGAACGAATCAACGATAACCCTGTTTCTGACTGTTTATGGCATGGCGGGGGATTTCAGCCAGAACACGGGGTACAGACGATTTGTGAATTAATTACAGACTTGATTCCAAAATTAGGATTTAACCCCGCTACGGATGTGCAAGTGCTTTGCCCCATGACACGGGGGTTAGTAGGTACTCGCAACCTGAATACAGTATTGCAGGAACTGATTAATCCTAAAAGTCCCGATCAGGTAGAAATTACCAGGGGTGGGATGACATTGCGGGTAGGTGACAGAGTAATTCAGCAGACTAACGATTACCAACGGGAAGTGTTTAATGGTGATTTGGGAATCATCACAGATATTGATACCATTGAACAAGAAGTAAATGTGCAGTATGGGGAACGTTCTGTAGTTTATGATTATGCCGACTTGAATGAAATTACTCTCGCTTGGAGCGTTTCTATACATAAATCACAAGGTTCAGAATATCCGGTGGTGATTTTACCTTTGTATATGCAACACTATATGATGCTTAGTCGTAATCTGCTTTATACAGGTTTGACTCGTGCTAAAAAGTTAGCAATTGTGATTGGTGCAAAAAAAGCAATATCCTTGGCTGTGCGCTCTACTGAGGATGTTCAACGATATACACGCTTACAACAAAGATTGATATCATTGTGTGAATTTGGTTAA
- a CDS encoding site-specific integrase codes for MNEFEKQLAEIKKYNQPILDGFQAWSKKSNLSAKTIKQHITNIEFFAEYLVYYEPLQKLNEADEQDVSSFLMDWYPHKAMWASESSTKSYMSSFKKFFSYMVETEQISPDIALEVKDTLKEYKDDFLDAVSE; via the coding sequence ATGAATGAATTTGAAAAACAATTAGCCGAAATCAAAAAGTATAATCAGCCAATATTAGATGGTTTTCAAGCATGGTCAAAGAAGTCTAATCTTTCAGCTAAAACGATAAAGCAGCATATCACCAATATTGAGTTTTTTGCAGAATATCTTGTTTACTATGAACCATTGCAAAAACTTAATGAAGCGGATGAACAAGATGTTTCGTCATTTTTAATGGATTGGTATCCTCATAAAGCAATGTGGGCATCTGAAAGTAGCACCAAATCTTACATGAGTTCTTTCAAAAAATTCTTCTCCTACATGGTTGAAACTGAGCAAATTAGTCCTGATATAGCACTTGAAGTAAAAGATACCCTCAAAGAATATAAAGACGACTTTCTTGATGCTGTTAGTGAGTAA